The Amycolatopsis camponoti genome segment CCGATCTCCACGCCGGCGTCCTGGACGACACCGAGACCACGCGGCTGTGGCCGCTGGTCAACGCCGATCCCGAAGCCCGGGCGATCCTCGACGCCCTCGACGCGACGCAGGCCGACCTGGCCACGCTCGCCGACGCACCCGCCCCGCCGATGCCCGCCGAGTTCGCGGCCCGGCTCGACGCGGCGCTGGCAGCCGAAGCAGCGGCCGCCTTTCCGAAGCCGCGCACGGCACCGGAGCAGGCCGGGCCCGGGGACGCCCAGGTGGTGGACCTCGCGGCCGCGCGGCGACGCCGGAACAAGCGGCTCGGCTGGGCCGCCGGTGTCCTGACCGCGGCCGCGGCGGCGGTCATCGCCGTGACGATCGCGATCCCCGGCACGTCGCAGCAGACCGGCACCCCGAACGTCGCGGCCCCGCCGCCGTCCGGCCCGTCGGTCGGCAGCGACGGCAGTGGCGCGCAGGCCCTGATCGGCAAGGCGGTCGGCGTCCGCGACTTCGGCCCGCTGCAGACCGAAGACAAGCTGGACGCGTGCATCGCGGCCGCCGGGCTCGACCCGAAGGTGCGGCCGGAGGGCATCCGCCCGGTGAACGTCGGCGGCAAGGCCGGCGTCATGATCATCCTGACCACCGGCAAGCTCGCCCAGTTCCGGCTCGTGGCCTTCGGCGCGGACTGCGGACCGGGTAATCCGGCCGTCCTGTTCGACAAGGTCGTCGGGGAGAAGTAGCGGCTGTCACCCCGGGAACACCGCCACCTACGATCGTGTTGAGCCTGGTACACGGGTCACTACGAGCGGAGGTCACGGTGGCTGCCGAAGACATCAGGAACCTGATCATCGTCGGATCGGGTCCTGCCGGATACACCGCAGCCGTTTACGCGGCGCGGGCGCAGCTCGAACCGCTGGTGTTCGAGGGGACGCAGTTCGGTGGCGCGCTGATGACGACGACCGAGGTCGAGAACTTCCCCGGGTTCCGCGACGGCATCATGGGTCCGGACCTGATGGAGGAGATGCGCAAGCAGGCCGAGCGCTTCGGCGCGGAGCTGCGCGCGGAGGACGTCGAGTCGCTGGAGCTGAGCGGGGACGTCAAGTACGTCACCGCGAACGGCAAGCGCTACGCCGCCCGCGCGGTCATCCTCGCGATGGGTGCCGCTGCGCGGTACCTGAACGTGCCGGGCGAGCAGGAGCTGCTCGGGCGCGGTGTCTCGGCGTGTGCGACCTGTGACGGCTTCTTCTTCCGCGACCACGACATCGTGGTCGCCGGCGGTGGCGACTCGGCGATGGAGGAGGCGACCTTCCTGACGAAGTTCGCGAAGTCCGTCACGGTCGTCCACCGGCGCGACGAGTTCCGCGCGTCCAAGATCATGCTCGAGCGCGCCCGCGCGAACGAGAAGATCAAGTGGAAGCTGAACACGCAGATCACCGGCGTGGTCGGCGACGGCAAGGTCGAGGGCCTGCAGCTCAAGGACACCAAGGACGGTTCGGAGTCGACGCTGGACGTGTCGGGCTTCTTCGTCGCGATCGGGCACGATCCCCGCAGCGAGCTGGTGCGCGGGCAGGTCGACCTGGACGAGGACGGCTACGTCGTCACCCAGGGCCGGACGTCGTACACGAGCCTCGACGGCGTCTTCGCGGCCGGCGACCTGGTGGACCGCACCTACCGGCAGGCGATCACCGCCTCGGGTTCCGGGTGCAGCGCGGCGATCGACGCGGAACGCTGGCTGGCGGAGCACGGCGACCCGGACGCCCACGAAGCGCCCGAGCTGGTCGGCGGCGGCTACGGCGCGAGCACCAACTGACTTTCCGGCTTTCGACCAACCTGAAGGAGAAACCATGTCCAACACCGTGAAGGTGACCGACGCGACGTTCGTCGACGAGGTCCTGACCAGCGAAAAGCCGGTTCTGGTCGACTTCTGGGCCACCTGGTGCGGGCCGTGCAAGATGGTCGCCCCGGTGCTCGAGGAGATCGCGGCCGAGAACGGCGAGAAGCTGACCATCGCCAAGATCGACATCGACGAGAACCCGAACACGCCGCGTGACTACCAGGTGATGTCCATCCCGACGCTGATCCTGTTCCAGGGCGGCAAGCCGGTGAAGCAGATCGTCGGCGCCAAGCCGAAGGCCGCGCTGCTGTCGGATCTCGCCGACGTCCTCTGAACCGAACAAGCCCGGCGGACCCGGGGCCTGCGGGAACCCTCTCGCGGCCCCGGGTCCGTCGTCGTTCGGGGGAATGCCGCCCGTGTGGGTGAATCGAGCGTGACGAGAGCCACCGAGGGTGCGCCACGATCGGGCTCTTGACGTACCTACCGGGCCTGCGCTGTCACCGAGAGTTGGCAAGGCACAATAGAGGACCTGGGCCCGTCCCAGCGAAGGTTTTCTTGCCACGCACCGAGCCTCTGTCGGTGCCTTAGGAAGAGCGAGGAGTGCATGCGGGTACTCCGCCGCGGTGACGCCGGTCCGGACGTCGCCGAGATCAGGTCCATCCTGGCCGGGATGGACCTGCTCCCGCCGGTCACCGGTACCGACGACTACGACACGTTCGACGTCTCCGTCGAGCACGCCGTCCGTGCCTTCCAGCAGCGCCGTGGGCTGATGACCGACGGCATCGTGGGTCCGGCGACCTTCCAGGCGCTCAAGGGCGCCAGCTACCACCTGGGCAGCCGCCCGCTGTCGTACATGATCGCGTCCCCGGTGCACGGCGACGACGTCTTCACCCTGCAGGAGCGGCTCACGGAGCTGGGCTTCGACGCCGGCCGCCCGGACGGCTACTTCGGCGCGGCGACCGAGCGCGCGCTCAAGACGTTCCAGCGCGACATGCGCCTGACGCCGGACGGCATGTGCGGCCCCGCGACCATCCGTGAGCTGCACCGCCTCTCCTCGCCGCGGGCCCGGGGCGGGCGCCCCGTGTTCCTGCGCGAGCAGGAGCAGGTGCGCCAGGCCGGTCCCCGGCTGCGCGGCAAGCGCATCGTGATCGACCCCGGCCACGGCGGCGACGACCTCGGCGCGGTCGCCGGCGGTCTCCGCGAGGCCGACATCGCGTGGGACCTCGCGCGCCGCCTGGAAGGCCGGATGAAGGCCACCGGCATGGAGGCGCTGATCTCCCGCGGCCCGAACCACAGCCCCACCGAGCTGGAGCGCGCGAAGTTCGCCAACGACGCGGGCGCGGACCTGTTCCTCTCGCTGCACAGCGACAAGAACCCCTCGCCGCGCGCGCAGGGTGTCGCGAGTTTCCACTTCGGCAACGGCAACGGCACCACGTCGACCGTGGGCGAGCTGCTGGCCGGCTTCATCCAGCGCGAGGTCGCGGCCCGCACGGGCCTGCAGGACAACCGCACGCACTACAAGTCGTGGGACATCTTCACCCGCACCCGCTGCCCGGCGGTCCGGGTCGAGATCGGCTACCTGACGAACCCGGACGACGCCCGCAAGCTCGGCGACCCGGCGTTCCGCGACATCGTCGCCGAGGGCATCCTGATCGCCGTCAAGCGCCTGTACCTGCTCGGCGAAGGCGACCAGCCGACGGGAACGTTCACGTTCGCCGACGTCCTCGCGCACGAGCTGGCCAAGGCCGAATAGGGCTGACCACAACCCCTAGCGGCTCCTCTTCACCTGTCCCACCACACCTGGGGACGCAGCCTCTGCGTCCCCAGGTTTTCGGGCAGTTCTCCACAGCTTGTCCACCGCTCCTATCAGCGCTCTGTGGATAACTCGGCACTTCTTCCACAGA includes the following:
- a CDS encoding N-acetylmuramoyl-L-alanine amidase, with protein sequence MRVLRRGDAGPDVAEIRSILAGMDLLPPVTGTDDYDTFDVSVEHAVRAFQQRRGLMTDGIVGPATFQALKGASYHLGSRPLSYMIASPVHGDDVFTLQERLTELGFDAGRPDGYFGAATERALKTFQRDMRLTPDGMCGPATIRELHRLSSPRARGGRPVFLREQEQVRQAGPRLRGKRIVIDPGHGGDDLGAVAGGLREADIAWDLARRLEGRMKATGMEALISRGPNHSPTELERAKFANDAGADLFLSLHSDKNPSPRAQGVASFHFGNGNGTTSTVGELLAGFIQREVAARTGLQDNRTHYKSWDIFTRTRCPAVRVEIGYLTNPDDARKLGDPAFRDIVAEGILIAVKRLYLLGEGDQPTGTFTFADVLAHELAKAE
- the trxA gene encoding thioredoxin → MSNTVKVTDATFVDEVLTSEKPVLVDFWATWCGPCKMVAPVLEEIAAENGEKLTIAKIDIDENPNTPRDYQVMSIPTLILFQGGKPVKQIVGAKPKAALLSDLADVL
- the trxB gene encoding thioredoxin-disulfide reductase; translated protein: MAAEDIRNLIIVGSGPAGYTAAVYAARAQLEPLVFEGTQFGGALMTTTEVENFPGFRDGIMGPDLMEEMRKQAERFGAELRAEDVESLELSGDVKYVTANGKRYAARAVILAMGAAARYLNVPGEQELLGRGVSACATCDGFFFRDHDIVVAGGGDSAMEEATFLTKFAKSVTVVHRRDEFRASKIMLERARANEKIKWKLNTQITGVVGDGKVEGLQLKDTKDGSESTLDVSGFFVAIGHDPRSELVRGQVDLDEDGYVVTQGRTSYTSLDGVFAAGDLVDRTYRQAITASGSGCSAAIDAERWLAEHGDPDAHEAPELVGGGYGASTN